A window of Eubacteriaceae bacterium ES3 contains these coding sequences:
- the hydF gene encoding [FeFe] hydrogenase H-cluster maturation GTPase HydF, translating into MGLNDTPSADRVHIAFFGKRNAGKSSVVNAITGQDLAVVSDVKGTTTDPVHKAMELLPLGPVMIIDTPGIDDTGALGELRVKKTRQVLNKTDVAVLVVDSVRGLTNEDSELIRLFEEKEIAFQVVYNKSDLMTKSKIENARELSVSATERTNIDTLKERIATLAVTEEPKLRIVADLLAPSDFVVLVTPIDKAAPKGRLILPQQQTIRDILEADATAIMVKEFELKQTLEDLGKKPKMVITDSQVFAKVSADTPKDILLTSFSILFARYKGLLAAAVKGAAALDKLSDGDKILIAEGCTHHRQCDDIGTVKLPRWIKNYTGKDLQFVFKSGSEYPDDLTEYKLVVHCGGCMLNEREVRYRTKCALDQKVPITNYGTVIAYMQGILKRSLEAFPHILAEMEEE; encoded by the coding sequence ATGGGACTGAATGATACCCCCTCAGCAGATAGAGTGCATATTGCCTTTTTCGGCAAAAGAAACGCCGGTAAATCAAGTGTGGTCAATGCTATAACCGGACAAGATCTGGCCGTTGTATCCGATGTCAAAGGCACAACAACCGATCCCGTCCATAAAGCCATGGAACTTTTACCCCTGGGACCAGTCATGATCATTGACACTCCAGGTATTGATGACACTGGCGCGCTGGGTGAACTGCGTGTAAAAAAAACACGTCAGGTTCTCAATAAAACCGATGTGGCCGTCCTGGTCGTAGATTCGGTACGCGGGCTGACCAATGAAGATTCCGAACTGATTCGTCTGTTTGAGGAAAAAGAAATTGCCTTCCAGGTCGTTTATAATAAATCTGACTTAATGACCAAATCCAAAATAGAGAATGCCAGAGAACTCTCAGTCAGTGCGACTGAAAGAACCAATATCGACACACTGAAGGAACGAATCGCTACTTTGGCCGTCACCGAAGAACCAAAGCTTAGAATCGTGGCTGACCTGCTTGCCCCGTCAGACTTTGTCGTCCTGGTCACCCCAATCGACAAAGCAGCCCCTAAAGGCCGCCTGATACTGCCCCAGCAACAAACCATCCGAGATATTCTTGAGGCTGATGCAACAGCAATTATGGTCAAGGAGTTTGAACTAAAGCAGACCCTTGAAGATCTGGGTAAAAAGCCTAAAATGGTCATTACCGACAGCCAGGTTTTTGCCAAAGTCTCAGCTGATACCCCTAAAGATATTTTATTAACCTCCTTTTCTATCCTCTTTGCCCGCTATAAAGGCCTCCTGGCTGCAGCGGTAAAAGGAGCTGCGGCCCTTGATAAGCTTTCAGATGGTGATAAAATCCTGATTGCCGAGGGCTGCACTCATCATCGTCAGTGCGATGATATAGGAACAGTCAAACTGCCGCGCTGGATCAAAAACTACACCGGCAAAGACCTGCAATTTGTTTTCAAATCAGGCTCTGAATACCCCGATGATTTGACCGAATACAAGCTTGTTGTTCATTGTGGCGGCTGCATGTTAAACGAACGAGAAGTCCGCTATCGAACCAAGTGCGCGCTTGACCAGAAAGTCCCAATCACCAACTACGGAACCGTGATCGCCTATATGCAGGGAATTTTAAAACGCAGCCTGGAAGCCTTTCCCCATATTCTGGCGGAGATGGAGGAAGAATAA
- a CDS encoding aspartate ammonia-lyase, protein MRTEKDKLGQRQLPDDVLYGLQSLRAQENFPLDYQKTDVHLIFAMVKVKKAAARVFAKLDSPKSEIYRAIETACNQVLSGQAADSFLTDALQGGAGTSTNMNVNEVLANLALENLGKPCGAYEIIHPLDDVNRGQSTNDVYPTALRIAAIEKLRDLSEACAKLQESLQKKENAFDDIKKLGRTEMMDAVPISLGSEFGAYAQAIARDRWRLYKVEERLRQVNLGGTAVGLSNNAERKYRFGVIEELRELTGIGLAAAEYPMDITQNNDVFVEVSGLLKALAVNLMKIANDLRLMNAGPCGGIGEIKLAALQTGSTIMPGKVNPVIPEMVMQVAMKAIANDTAITLAAAHGEFELNAFLPLIADSLLQSLSLLTKAVTIFRTKCIDLVEADRDRCLMWLNSSYAFATGYTQTLGYDRVSQIIAENNDDPAQVKAALDREKQ, encoded by the coding sequence ATGCGCACCGAGAAAGACAAGCTGGGTCAAAGGCAATTACCGGATGATGTCCTTTATGGCCTGCAGAGCCTGCGTGCCCAGGAAAATTTTCCTCTCGACTATCAGAAGACCGACGTTCATCTGATTTTCGCCATGGTCAAAGTCAAAAAGGCGGCGGCACGGGTTTTTGCAAAACTGGATTCCCCAAAATCCGAAATCTATCGGGCTATTGAGACAGCATGTAACCAGGTTCTATCCGGTCAGGCAGCTGATTCCTTCCTGACTGATGCCCTCCAGGGCGGCGCGGGTACATCAACCAATATGAATGTCAATGAGGTGTTGGCCAATCTGGCCCTTGAAAACCTTGGCAAGCCCTGCGGCGCTTACGAAATAATCCATCCGCTTGATGATGTCAACCGCGGCCAGTCCACTAACGATGTCTATCCTACAGCATTGCGTATAGCCGCCATCGAAAAGCTTCGTGATTTGAGTGAAGCTTGCGCCAAGCTGCAGGAATCCCTGCAAAAAAAAGAAAACGCCTTTGATGATATTAAGAAACTGGGGCGGACAGAGATGATGGATGCCGTACCGATCTCTCTGGGCTCCGAGTTTGGGGCTTATGCCCAGGCTATTGCCCGTGACCGCTGGCGCCTCTACAAAGTAGAAGAACGTCTGCGACAGGTTAATCTTGGTGGTACTGCGGTAGGCCTCTCCAATAACGCCGAACGCAAATATCGCTTTGGAGTGATTGAAGAACTGCGTGAATTAACCGGTATCGGCTTAGCCGCTGCCGAATATCCCATGGATATCACCCAGAATAACGATGTTTTTGTAGAGGTTTCAGGACTTTTAAAAGCCCTGGCTGTCAATCTGATGAAAATCGCCAACGATCTGCGACTGATGAATGCAGGCCCTTGCGGCGGCATTGGTGAGATCAAGCTTGCAGCCCTGCAGACCGGTAGCACCATCATGCCCGGCAAAGTCAATCCTGTTATCCCTGAAATGGTCATGCAGGTGGCCATGAAAGCCATCGCTAATGATACAGCCATTACCCTGGCGGCAGCCCACGGCGAATTTGAATTAAACGCCTTTTTACCGCTGATCGCAGATTCTCTGCTGCAGAGTTTGTCACTGCTGACAAAGGCCGTTACAATCTTTCGCACAAAATGCATTGATCTGGTTGAGGCCGATCGCGACCGGTGTTTAATGTGGCTGAACAGCTCCTATGCTTTTGCCACAGGCTATACGCAAACGCTTGGCTATGATCGGGTCAGTCAAATTATTGCAGAAAACAATGATGATCCAGCACAGGTAAAAGCTGCCCTGGATCGTGAAAAACAATAA